The following proteins are encoded in a genomic region of Deltaproteobacteria bacterium:
- a CDS encoding heavy-metal-associated domain-containing protein, with product MKQIITVVMALLLPGLLSAAEPQTLKMKIEGMTCGMCEAKVKKQLSSLCKEITIDREKGEGICKYGSPATADQIIQEANKTGFKTSKLN from the coding sequence ATGAAACAAATCATCACTGTCGTCATGGCATTACTTCTGCCGGGACTGCTGTCAGCGGCGGAACCACAGACTCTCAAGATGAAGATCGAGGGGATGACCTGCGGGATGTGCGAGGCGAAGGTCAAGAAGCAACTCTCATCACTCTGCAAGGAGATCACGATTGATCGGGAAAAGGGAGAGGGGATTTGCAAGTACGGATCACCCGCGACCGCTGACCAGATCATTCAGGAAGCGAACAAGACGGGGTTCAAGACCTCCAAGCTCAACTGA